In one window of Cyanobacteriota bacterium DNA:
- a CDS encoding PAS domain-containing protein: MMTSDMPVGLPSLRQVNLDQYRLFVEHAREVFFQTDMEGVLVFLNPAWEQITGFSVAKSIGTSLFAYVYPDDRQRCKNLFNAMINGRLSPSQRCELRCLTVDQQSCWLQADL; this comes from the coding sequence ATGATGACATCAGACATGCCAGTGGGCCTGCCGTCGTTACGGCAAGTGAACTTAGACCAATATCGATTGTTTGTGGAACATGCTCGTGAGGTGTTCTTTCAAACCGATATGGAAGGTGTGCTGGTGTTTTTGAACCCAGCGTGGGAGCAAATCACTGGGTTTTCAGTGGCCAAGAGCATTGGCACTAGTCTGTTTGCCTATGTGTATCCCGACGATCGCCAGCGCTGTAAGAACCTGTTTAATGCCATGATCAATGGACGACTAAGTCCCAGTCAGCGTTGTGAATTGCGTTGCCTCACCGTTGATCAACAGTCCTGTTGGCTGCAAGCTGACCTTC